A region from the Sphaerodactylus townsendi isolate TG3544 linkage group LG01, MPM_Stown_v2.3, whole genome shotgun sequence genome encodes:
- the GABRR1 gene encoding gamma-aminobutyric acid receptor subunit rho-1 isoform X1 → MLTVYKMHFSIFLLFWGWLLSTECKAHWQGKEIHEVYKKGSRPQRQRRETHGESHKQGSPILKRSPDITKSPLTKSEQLLRIDDHDFSMRPGFGGPAIPVGVDVQVESLDSISEVDMDFTMTLYLRHYWKDERLSFPSTNNQSMTFDGRLVKKIWVPDMFFVHSKRSFIHDTTTDNVMLRVQPDGKVLYSLRVTVTAMCNMDFSRFPLDTQTCSLEIESYAYTEDDLMLYWKNGNDSLKTDERISLSQFLIQEFHTTTKLAFYSSTGWYNRLYINFTLRRHIFFFLLQTYFPATLMVMLSWVSFWIDRRAVPARVPLGITTVLTMSTIITGVNASMPRVSYIKAVDIYLWVSFVFVFLSVLEYAAVNYLTTVQERKERKLRDKLPCTCAVPQPRQMMMDGTYSDGEVNELGQYVSENGDKQDRMMVQLALGSERNLSRRKSQRYSSMKIDTHAIDKYSRIIFPGAYILFNLIYWSIFS, encoded by the exons tCGGCCTCAAAGACAGAGAAGAGAAACACATGGAGAATCACACAAGCAAGGCAG CCCAATACTAAAACGAAGTCCTGACATTACCAAATCGCCGTTGACAAAGTCAGAACAACTTCTAAGAATAGATGACCATGACTTCAGCATGCGACCTGGTTTTGGAG GGCCTGCAATTCCTGTTGGAGTAGATGTACAAGTTGAAAGCCTGGATAGTATTTCAGAGGTAGACATG GACTTCACCATGACACTTTACCTCAGGCACTACTGGAAAGATGAAAGATTATCATTTCCAAGTACCAATAACCAAAGTATGACCTTTGATGGCAGACTAGTGAAAAAGATCTGGGTACCTGACATGTTCTTTGTGCATTCCAAACGCTCATTTATCCATGATACCACTACCGATAATGTCATGCTTCGCGTCCAACCAGATGGGAAGGTACTTTACAGTCTAAG GGTCACTGTAACAGCCATGTGTAATATGGACTTTAGTCGCTTTCCTCTTGACACACAAACATGTTCATTGGAAATTGAAAGCT ATGCCTATACTGAAGATGATCTCATGCTGTACTGGAAGAATGGGAATGACTCCTTGAAAACAGATGAGAGGATATCACTGTCACAGTTCCTTATACAAGAATTTCACACTACTACCAAACTAGCCTTCTATAGCAGTACCG GATGGTACAATCGTCTCTACATTAACTTCACTTTACGTCGCCATAtattcttcttcttgctccagaCCTATTTTCCTGCCACTCTGATGGTCATGCTATCTTGGGTGTCCTTCTGGATAGACCGTAGAGCTGTGCCTGCAAGAGTTCCCTTAG GAATAACAACGGTGCTGACCATGTCTACTATCATCACGGGTGTCAACGCCTCCATGCCTCGAGTTTCTTACATCAAAGCTGTGGACATTTACCTCTGGGTCAGTTTTGTGTTTGTCTTCCTCTCAGTGTTAGAGTATGCAGCAGTGAACTACTTGACTACGGTACAAGAACGTAAAGAACGGAAGCTACGAGACAAG CTTCCTTGCACTTGTGCTGTGCCCCAGCCACGGCAAATGATGATGGATGGCACTTACAGTGATGGGGAAGTGAATGAACTGGGACAGTATGTATCTGAAAATGGAGATAAACAAGACAGAATGATGGTCCAACTGGCCCTTGGTTCAGAAAGAAATTTGAGCAGAAGGAAAAGCCAGAGATACAGCAGCATGAAGATTGACACTCATGCCATTGACAAGTATTCTAGAATAATATTCCCTGGAGCATACATTTTATTTAACCTGATATACTGGTCTATTTTTTCATAA
- the GABRR1 gene encoding gamma-aminobutyric acid receptor subunit rho-1 isoform X2: MRPGFGGPAIPVGVDVQVESLDSISEVDMDFTMTLYLRHYWKDERLSFPSTNNQSMTFDGRLVKKIWVPDMFFVHSKRSFIHDTTTDNVMLRVQPDGKVLYSLRVTVTAMCNMDFSRFPLDTQTCSLEIESYAYTEDDLMLYWKNGNDSLKTDERISLSQFLIQEFHTTTKLAFYSSTGWYNRLYINFTLRRHIFFFLLQTYFPATLMVMLSWVSFWIDRRAVPARVPLGITTVLTMSTIITGVNASMPRVSYIKAVDIYLWVSFVFVFLSVLEYAAVNYLTTVQERKERKLRDKLPCTCAVPQPRQMMMDGTYSDGEVNELGQYVSENGDKQDRMMVQLALGSERNLSRRKSQRYSSMKIDTHAIDKYSRIIFPGAYILFNLIYWSIFS; this comes from the exons ATGCGACCTGGTTTTGGAG GGCCTGCAATTCCTGTTGGAGTAGATGTACAAGTTGAAAGCCTGGATAGTATTTCAGAGGTAGACATG GACTTCACCATGACACTTTACCTCAGGCACTACTGGAAAGATGAAAGATTATCATTTCCAAGTACCAATAACCAAAGTATGACCTTTGATGGCAGACTAGTGAAAAAGATCTGGGTACCTGACATGTTCTTTGTGCATTCCAAACGCTCATTTATCCATGATACCACTACCGATAATGTCATGCTTCGCGTCCAACCAGATGGGAAGGTACTTTACAGTCTAAG GGTCACTGTAACAGCCATGTGTAATATGGACTTTAGTCGCTTTCCTCTTGACACACAAACATGTTCATTGGAAATTGAAAGCT ATGCCTATACTGAAGATGATCTCATGCTGTACTGGAAGAATGGGAATGACTCCTTGAAAACAGATGAGAGGATATCACTGTCACAGTTCCTTATACAAGAATTTCACACTACTACCAAACTAGCCTTCTATAGCAGTACCG GATGGTACAATCGTCTCTACATTAACTTCACTTTACGTCGCCATAtattcttcttcttgctccagaCCTATTTTCCTGCCACTCTGATGGTCATGCTATCTTGGGTGTCCTTCTGGATAGACCGTAGAGCTGTGCCTGCAAGAGTTCCCTTAG GAATAACAACGGTGCTGACCATGTCTACTATCATCACGGGTGTCAACGCCTCCATGCCTCGAGTTTCTTACATCAAAGCTGTGGACATTTACCTCTGGGTCAGTTTTGTGTTTGTCTTCCTCTCAGTGTTAGAGTATGCAGCAGTGAACTACTTGACTACGGTACAAGAACGTAAAGAACGGAAGCTACGAGACAAG CTTCCTTGCACTTGTGCTGTGCCCCAGCCACGGCAAATGATGATGGATGGCACTTACAGTGATGGGGAAGTGAATGAACTGGGACAGTATGTATCTGAAAATGGAGATAAACAAGACAGAATGATGGTCCAACTGGCCCTTGGTTCAGAAAGAAATTTGAGCAGAAGGAAAAGCCAGAGATACAGCAGCATGAAGATTGACACTCATGCCATTGACAAGTATTCTAGAATAATATTCCCTGGAGCATACATTTTATTTAACCTGATATACTGGTCTATTTTTTCATAA